In one Kitasatospora cineracea genomic region, the following are encoded:
- the mrdA gene encoding penicillin-binding protein 2, whose product MSNIPETGRTRRVTIRLVVLQVLVLSLLATLGGRLWYLQIRNGKEFTEKAQGNHIREVVEPAVRGEILDASGRILAGNETKLVVSVSRTALLQQKDHGKAVLTRLADVLGVPADDVKNKVRLCDAKTPQPCWNGSPYQPIPVTQQATTQQAMQIMERREDFPGVTAQPTALRRYTNAEGASAAQILGYLSPVTDDEVTKSADKTGRERRLPSDQIGRAGLESVYDDDLRGTTGVDRLEVDNLGRVIGSAGTTPAQSGNNLVTSIDARVQKVVEDQLNQAMVEARTQYDKETSRNYIADSGAAVVMDVHTGRIVAMASAPTYDPNLWVGGISAKDYEALNSKDSNYPLINRAIQGQSAPGSTFKVISTTAAVQAGYDLNGHYPCPKSLTIGGREFKNFESEQFGDISLEKALEVSCDTVFYGLAYDQWMKDGGLKPKKDAQDWFFKTAHEFGLGAKTGIDLPGEVAGRVPDRQWKQSYYDAMKTSWCDQAAKGGHEYADEIARENCADGNQMRAGDMVNFAIGQGDTLVTPLQMARIYSALANGGTLYRPTIGKAVVSPDGSLVRDIAPHEDGKIPAQGKLLQYIDQATAGVITSGTAAWKFTGSGWPQGKIELHAKTGTAEVAGKQTTSWLTTYSNDYAVVMTISQGGTGSGGSGDSVRRIYQALYGVDDKGNIDNSKALLPKPQAELPKFNPDGTAIVPTAFGYEPGATFLDPAPPTRAAQPAGVLLAAVEPTRGGGYGRGRA is encoded by the coding sequence GTGAGCAACATCCCCGAGACCGGACGGACCCGCCGGGTGACGATCCGGTTGGTCGTCCTGCAGGTGCTGGTCCTGTCGCTGCTGGCCACCCTCGGCGGGCGGCTGTGGTACCTGCAGATCCGCAACGGCAAGGAGTTCACCGAGAAGGCCCAGGGCAACCACATCCGCGAGGTGGTGGAACCCGCCGTCCGCGGCGAGATCCTGGACGCCTCCGGCCGGATCCTGGCCGGCAACGAGACCAAGCTGGTGGTGTCGGTCTCCCGCACCGCGCTGCTCCAGCAGAAGGACCACGGCAAGGCGGTGCTGACCCGGCTCGCCGACGTGCTGGGCGTCCCGGCCGACGACGTGAAGAACAAGGTCCGGCTGTGCGACGCCAAGACGCCGCAGCCGTGCTGGAACGGCTCCCCGTACCAGCCGATCCCGGTCACCCAGCAGGCCACCACCCAGCAGGCGATGCAGATAATGGAGCGCCGCGAGGACTTCCCCGGCGTCACCGCCCAGCCCACCGCGCTGCGCCGCTACACCAACGCGGAGGGCGCCAGCGCCGCCCAGATCCTCGGCTACCTCTCGCCGGTCACCGACGACGAGGTCACCAAGAGCGCCGACAAGACCGGCCGGGAGCGCCGGCTGCCCTCCGACCAGATCGGCCGGGCCGGCCTGGAGTCGGTGTACGACGACGACCTGCGCGGCACCACCGGCGTCGACCGGCTGGAGGTCGACAACCTCGGCCGGGTGATCGGCAGCGCCGGCACCACCCCCGCGCAGTCCGGCAACAACCTGGTCACCTCGATCGACGCCCGGGTGCAGAAGGTGGTCGAGGACCAGCTGAACCAGGCCATGGTCGAGGCCCGCACCCAGTACGACAAGGAGACCAGCCGCAACTACATCGCCGACTCCGGCGCGGCCGTCGTGATGGACGTGCACACCGGCCGGATCGTGGCGATGGCCAGCGCCCCCACCTACGACCCCAACCTGTGGGTCGGCGGCATCTCCGCCAAGGACTACGAGGCGCTGAACAGCAAGGACTCCAACTACCCGCTGATCAACCGGGCCATACAGGGTCAGTCCGCCCCCGGCTCCACCTTCAAGGTGATCTCCACCACCGCCGCCGTGCAGGCCGGCTACGACCTCAACGGGCACTACCCGTGCCCGAAGTCGCTGACCATCGGCGGCCGCGAGTTCAAGAACTTCGAGAGCGAGCAGTTCGGCGACATCTCGCTGGAGAAGGCGCTCGAAGTCTCCTGCGACACCGTCTTCTACGGCCTGGCCTACGACCAGTGGATGAAGGACGGCGGCCTCAAGCCCAAGAAGGACGCCCAGGACTGGTTCTTCAAGACCGCCCACGAGTTCGGCCTCGGCGCCAAGACCGGCATCGACCTGCCCGGCGAGGTGGCCGGCCGGGTCCCCGACCGGCAGTGGAAGCAGTCGTACTACGACGCGATGAAGACCTCCTGGTGCGACCAGGCGGCCAAGGGCGGCCACGAGTACGCCGACGAGATCGCCCGCGAGAACTGCGCCGACGGCAACCAGATGCGCGCCGGTGACATGGTCAACTTCGCCATCGGCCAGGGAGACACCCTGGTCACCCCGCTGCAGATGGCCCGGATCTACTCGGCGCTGGCCAACGGCGGCACGCTGTACCGGCCCACCATCGGCAAAGCCGTGGTCAGCCCCGACGGCAGCCTGGTGCGCGACATCGCCCCGCACGAGGACGGCAAGATCCCGGCCCAGGGCAAGCTGCTGCAGTACATCGACCAGGCCACCGCCGGCGTCATCACCTCCGGCACCGCGGCCTGGAAGTTCACCGGCTCCGGCTGGCCGCAGGGCAAGATCGAGCTGCACGCCAAGACCGGCACCGCCGAGGTCGCCGGCAAGCAGACCACCTCCTGGCTGACCACCTACAGCAACGACTACGCGGTGGTCATGACGATCAGTCAGGGCGGCACCGGCTCCGGCGGCTCCGGCGACTCGGTGCGCCGGATCTACCAGGCGCTGTACGGCGTCGACGACAAGGGCAACATCGACAACTCCAAGGCCCTGCTGCCCAAGCCGCAGGCCGAACTGCCCAAGTTCAACCCGGACGGCACCGCGATCGTCCCCACCGCCTTCGGCTACGAGCCGGGCGCGACCTTCCTGGACCCGGCCCCGCCGACCCGGGCCGCCCAGCCCGCCGGCGTGCTGCTGGCCGCCGTCGAACCCACCCGCGGCGGCGGGTACGGAAGGGGCCGGGCATGA
- the rodA gene encoding rod shape-determining protein RodA, translating into MTPYDSYGSFRFGPPRSLLGRALAKDSPLRRLDWIMILAALALSLIGSLLVWSATRGRDSLTHGDPQYFLYRHLTNLLIGVVLCTAVIVLGTRRLRTAVPFIYLAVILMLFAVLSPLGSTINGAHSWIQFGGGFSIQPAEFAKLAIVLGMALVLSSRVDTGERENPPTRSVLQALAVAGFPMAVVMLMPDLGSVMVMVVTVLGVLLASGAANRWVVGLLAGGTAGALAVWKLGVLSQYQIDRFAAFANPALDPSGVGYNTAQARIAIGSGGLTGMGLFHGTQTTGQFVPEQQTDFVFSVAGEELGFAGGLVMIGLLGVILWRACRIARQASDLYGTILAAGAVTWFAFQAFENIGMNLGIMPVAGIPLPFVSYGGSSMFAVWIAVGLLQSVRSQRPIGI; encoded by the coding sequence ATGACCCCGTACGACTCCTACGGCTCCTTCCGCTTCGGGCCGCCGAGGTCCCTGCTGGGGCGGGCGCTGGCCAAGGACTCCCCGCTGCGGCGGCTCGACTGGATCATGATCCTGGCGGCGCTGGCGCTCTCCCTGATCGGCTCGCTGCTGGTCTGGTCGGCCACCCGCGGCCGGGACTCGCTGACCCACGGCGACCCGCAGTACTTCCTGTACCGGCACCTGACCAACCTGCTGATCGGCGTGGTCCTGTGCACGGCGGTGATCGTGCTCGGCACCCGCCGGCTGCGCACCGCGGTGCCGTTCATCTACCTCGCCGTGATCCTGATGCTGTTCGCGGTGCTCAGCCCGCTCGGCTCGACCATCAACGGCGCGCACTCCTGGATCCAGTTCGGCGGCGGCTTCTCCATCCAGCCCGCCGAGTTCGCCAAGCTGGCGATCGTGCTCGGGATGGCTCTGGTGCTGTCCTCCCGGGTGGACACCGGAGAACGGGAGAACCCGCCCACCCGCAGCGTGCTGCAGGCGCTGGCGGTGGCGGGCTTCCCGATGGCCGTGGTCATGCTGATGCCGGACCTCGGCTCGGTGATGGTCATGGTGGTCACCGTGCTCGGCGTGCTGCTGGCCTCCGGCGCCGCCAACCGCTGGGTGGTCGGCCTGCTGGCCGGCGGCACCGCCGGGGCGCTGGCGGTCTGGAAGCTCGGCGTCCTCAGCCAGTACCAGATCGACCGCTTCGCGGCCTTCGCCAACCCGGCGCTCGACCCGTCCGGCGTCGGCTACAACACCGCGCAGGCCCGGATCGCGATCGGCTCCGGCGGCCTGACCGGCATGGGCCTGTTCCACGGCACCCAGACCACAGGGCAGTTCGTCCCCGAGCAGCAGACCGACTTCGTGTTCAGCGTGGCCGGCGAGGAACTCGGCTTCGCCGGCGGCCTGGTGATGATCGGCCTGCTCGGCGTCATCCTGTGGCGCGCCTGCCGGATAGCGCGCCAGGCCAGCGACCTGTACGGGACGATCCTGGCGGCCGGCGCGGTCACCTGGTTCGCCTTCCAGGCGTTCGAGAACATCGGCATGAACCTCGGCATCATGCCGGTCGCGGGCATCCCGCTGCCGTTCGTCTCCTACGGCGGCTCCTCGATGTTCGCGGTCTGGATCGCGGTGGGCCTGCTGCAGTCGGTGCGCTCGCAGCGGCCGATAGGGATCTAG
- a CDS encoding TIGR03960 family B12-binding radical SAM protein, translated as MTVESVFPRLEALLPHVQKPIQYVGGELNSTVKDWDACDVRWALMYPDAYEVGLPNQGTMILYEVLNEREGVLAERSYSVWPDLEALMREHGVPQFTVDAHRPIKAFDVFGLSFSTELGYTNMLTALDLAGIPLNAADRTTDDPVVLAGGHAAFNPEPIADFIDAAVIGDGEQAVLDITEIVRAWKAEGRPGGRDELLLRLAKTGGVYIPRFYDVEYLADGRIARVVPNRPGVPWRVSKHTVMDLDEWPYPKQPLVPLAETVHERMSVEIFRGCTRGCRFCQAGMITRPVRERSITGIGEMVEKGLKATGFEEVGLLSLSSADHSEIADITKGLADRYAEDKVGLSLPSTRVDAFNIDLANELSRNGRRSGLTFAPEGGSERIRKVINKMVSEEDLINTVATAYGNGWRQVKLYFMCGLPTETDEDVLQIGEMAKNVIAKGREVTGTNDIRCTVSIGGFVPKPHTPFQWAPQLSAEATDERLTKLRDSIRGDRKFGKNIGFRYHDGKPGIIEGLLSRGDRRIGAVIRAVYEDGGRFDGWREHFSYDRWIASAEKGLSGTGVDVDWYTTRERSYEEVLPWDHLDSGLDKDWLWEDWQDALEEVEVEDCRWTPCFDCGVCPQLGLDIQVGPTGKKLLPLTVVNK; from the coding sequence ATGACTGTCGAATCGGTCTTCCCACGCCTGGAGGCCCTCCTCCCGCACGTCCAGAAGCCGATCCAGTACGTCGGTGGCGAGCTCAACTCGACCGTCAAGGACTGGGACGCCTGCGACGTCCGCTGGGCGCTGATGTACCCCGACGCCTACGAGGTCGGGCTGCCCAACCAGGGCACCATGATCCTCTACGAGGTGCTGAACGAGCGCGAGGGCGTCCTCGCCGAGCGCAGCTACAGCGTCTGGCCCGACCTCGAGGCCCTGATGCGCGAGCACGGCGTCCCGCAGTTCACGGTCGACGCGCACCGCCCGATCAAGGCGTTCGACGTGTTCGGCCTGTCGTTCTCCACCGAGCTCGGCTACACCAACATGCTGACCGCGCTCGACCTGGCCGGCATCCCGCTGAACGCCGCCGACCGCACGACGGACGACCCGGTCGTCCTCGCGGGCGGCCACGCCGCGTTCAACCCCGAGCCGATCGCCGACTTCATCGACGCCGCCGTGATCGGCGACGGCGAGCAGGCCGTGCTCGACATCACCGAGATCGTCCGGGCCTGGAAGGCCGAGGGCCGCCCCGGCGGCCGCGACGAGCTGCTGCTGCGCCTGGCCAAGACCGGCGGGGTGTACATCCCGCGGTTCTACGACGTCGAGTACCTGGCCGACGGCCGGATCGCGCGCGTGGTCCCGAACCGTCCCGGCGTGCCGTGGCGGGTCTCCAAGCACACCGTGATGGACCTCGACGAGTGGCCCTACCCCAAGCAGCCGCTCGTCCCGCTCGCCGAGACCGTGCACGAGCGGATGTCGGTGGAGATCTTCCGCGGCTGCACCCGCGGCTGCCGCTTCTGCCAGGCCGGCATGATCACGCGCCCCGTGCGGGAGCGAAGCATCACCGGCATCGGCGAGATGGTGGAGAAGGGCCTGAAGGCCACCGGCTTCGAGGAGGTCGGCCTGCTCTCGCTCTCCTCCGCCGACCACTCCGAGATCGCCGACATCACCAAGGGCCTGGCCGACCGCTACGCCGAGGACAAGGTCGGCCTCTCGCTGCCCTCCACCCGGGTCGACGCCTTCAACATCGACCTGGCCAACGAGCTCTCCCGCAACGGCCGCCGCTCCGGCCTCACCTTCGCCCCCGAGGGCGGCTCCGAGCGGATCCGCAAGGTCATCAACAAGATGGTGTCCGAGGAGGACCTCATCAACACGGTGGCCACCGCGTACGGCAACGGCTGGCGCCAGGTGAAGCTGTACTTCATGTGCGGCCTGCCCACCGAGACCGACGAGGACGTGCTGCAGATCGGCGAGATGGCGAAGAACGTCATCGCCAAGGGCCGCGAGGTCACCGGCACCAACGACATCCGCTGCACCGTCTCGATCGGCGGCTTCGTGCCCAAGCCGCACACCCCCTTCCAGTGGGCCCCGCAGCTGTCCGCCGAGGCCACCGACGAGCGCCTGACCAAGCTGCGCGACTCGATCCGCGGCGACCGCAAGTTCGGCAAGAACATCGGCTTCCGCTACCACGACGGCAAGCCCGGCATCATCGAGGGCCTGCTCTCCCGCGGCGACCGCCGGATCGGCGCCGTCATCCGGGCCGTCTACGAGGACGGCGGCCGCTTCGACGGCTGGCGCGAGCACTTCTCCTACGACCGCTGGATCGCCTCCGCCGAGAAGGGCCTGTCCGGCACCGGCGTCGACGTCGACTGGTACACCACCCGCGAGCGCTCCTACGAGGAGGTGCTGCCCTGGGACCACCTGGACAGCGGCCTCGACAAGGACTGGCTCTGGGAGGACTGGCAGGACGCGCTGGAGGAGGTCGAGGTCGAGGACTGCCGCTGGACCCCGTGCTTCGACTGCGGCGTCTGCCCGCAGCTGGGTCTCGACATCCAGGTCGGTCCGACCGGCAAGAAGCTGCTGCCGCTGACGGTCGTCAACAAGTAG
- a CDS encoding recombinase family protein, producing MWVSICRKKETRPHPNGSRLVDLAVNTEPKRTAPRGHWRENDLALLDELLADERRLLRNAPRALLSVRLSSFTADTTSPVRQELDLRRLARERGFRVVGVAGDLNVSATRVPPWKRRQLGHWLVDRVPDFDVLLFWKLDRFVRRLTDLSVMIEWCTDHGKNLVSLHEAIDLSTAAGKEFAKVIGGVAEIEAGGTSTRVTSLWAYAKTQPDWLVGRPPYGYATDAGGRLVIEPGACRVLRWCHGAALRGVSARRMVAVLVRAGISTGGGGRWTATTLLRRLRNPALCGWRVEAETAAGTRRSRVVLDRKGAPIRVAEPIFSAEEWQSLQSALGRRAVAQPRRSPDGATEFLGVLVCADCGTNMTVQRTRTDQRVYVYLRCRTCPSGGLGAPRPSAVHGRLSGEVLAALGALPVRVREYRAGAVGANGSSEEAGWTLSATGETFGDRWQREGTGSMAEDLRRARVTCRVRRTKVPGRRAPEVDLELVVPPDVEEALVIKPDVFAVRLP from the coding sequence ATGTGGGTGTCCATCTGCAGAAAGAAAGAGACACGACCACATCCGAATGGCAGTCGTCTCGTTGACCTGGCAGTGAACACGGAACCGAAGCGGACCGCGCCCCGCGGGCACTGGCGCGAGAACGACCTCGCCCTCCTCGACGAACTGCTGGCGGACGAGCGGCGCCTCCTGCGGAACGCGCCCCGCGCGCTGCTCTCGGTGAGGCTCTCGTCCTTCACCGCGGATACCACATCGCCGGTGCGCCAGGAACTCGACCTCCGGCGGCTGGCGCGGGAGCGCGGCTTCCGCGTCGTCGGCGTGGCCGGCGACCTGAACGTCTCGGCCACCCGGGTCCCTCCGTGGAAGAGGCGACAACTGGGTCACTGGCTGGTCGACCGCGTGCCCGACTTCGACGTCCTGCTCTTCTGGAAACTGGACCGCTTCGTCCGTCGTCTGACCGATCTCAGCGTGATGATCGAGTGGTGCACGGACCACGGGAAGAACCTGGTCTCGCTGCACGAGGCCATCGACCTGTCCACGGCGGCGGGCAAGGAGTTCGCGAAGGTGATCGGGGGCGTGGCCGAAATCGAGGCCGGCGGCACCAGCACCCGCGTCACGAGTCTCTGGGCCTACGCGAAAACCCAGCCCGACTGGCTCGTGGGCAGACCCCCTTACGGATACGCGACGGACGCAGGGGGCAGGTTGGTCATCGAGCCCGGAGCCTGCCGCGTCCTGCGTTGGTGCCACGGCGCGGCGCTGCGCGGGGTCTCCGCCCGCCGGATGGTCGCCGTACTCGTCCGAGCCGGGATCTCCACCGGGGGTGGCGGTCGGTGGACCGCCACGACGCTTCTACGGCGGCTGCGGAACCCGGCGTTGTGCGGGTGGCGCGTCGAAGCGGAGACAGCGGCGGGCACTCGCCGGTCGAGGGTCGTGCTCGACCGGAAAGGCGCCCCCATCAGGGTGGCCGAGCCGATCTTCAGCGCGGAAGAATGGCAGTCGCTGCAATCGGCCCTCGGCCGCAGGGCCGTCGCCCAGCCCCGCCGGAGTCCCGACGGCGCCACCGAGTTCCTGGGAGTCCTGGTGTGCGCCGACTGCGGCACCAACATGACGGTGCAGCGGACCAGGACGGACCAGCGCGTCTACGTCTACCTCCGCTGCCGGACCTGTCCGAGCGGGGGCCTGGGAGCACCACGACCGAGCGCCGTGCACGGAAGGCTCTCCGGCGAGGTCCTGGCCGCACTCGGAGCGCTGCCGGTCCGCGTACGGGAGTACCGGGCGGGCGCGGTCGGCGCGAACGGCTCTTCGGAAGAGGCGGGTTGGACGCTGTCCGCGACCGGCGAGACCTTCGGCGACCGCTGGCAACGCGAGGGAACCGGATCGATGGCGGAGGACCTGCGGCGGGCACGGGTCACTTGCCGGGTCCGCCGGACGAAGGTCCCCGGCCGCCGGGCACCGGAGGTGGATCTGGAACTGGTGGTCCCACCCGACGTGGAGGAAGCCCTGGTCATCAAACCGGACGTGTTCGCGGTGCGGCTTCCCTGA
- a CDS encoding TIGR03936 family radical SAM-associated protein produces the protein MQRIRLRYTKRGRLRFTSHRDFQRAFERALRRSAVPMAYSAGFTPHPKVSYANAAPTGTASEAEYLEIGLAEHRDPEALRRQLDASLPPGLDVTDAVEVATSNFVERLEASEWLLRLPGVEPVEAEKAAAAFLAAEAVEVQRMTKNGLRTFDARSAVAAMEIVPEGSALVGIGDNTATDGADDVRPGAPCAILRLVVRHATPAVRPDDVLSGLRSTADLAPPVPAEVTRLAQGPLDEQTGTVTDPLALDRAAAEVGR, from the coding sequence GTGCAGCGCATCCGTCTCCGCTACACCAAGCGCGGCCGTCTGCGCTTCACCAGCCACCGGGACTTCCAGCGGGCGTTCGAGCGCGCGCTCCGCCGCTCGGCCGTCCCGATGGCCTACTCCGCGGGCTTCACCCCGCACCCCAAGGTCTCCTACGCGAACGCCGCCCCGACCGGCACCGCCAGCGAGGCCGAGTACCTGGAGATCGGCCTCGCCGAGCACCGCGACCCCGAGGCGCTGCGCCGCCAGCTGGACGCGTCGCTGCCGCCCGGCCTGGACGTCACCGACGCCGTCGAGGTCGCCACGAGCAACTTCGTGGAGCGGCTGGAGGCCTCCGAGTGGCTGCTGCGCCTGCCCGGCGTGGAGCCGGTCGAGGCCGAGAAGGCCGCCGCCGCGTTCCTGGCCGCCGAGGCGGTCGAGGTCCAGCGGATGACCAAGAACGGCCTGCGCACCTTCGACGCGCGCTCCGCCGTCGCCGCGATGGAAATCGTCCCCGAGGGCTCCGCCCTGGTCGGGATCGGTGACAACACGGCCACGGACGGTGCGGACGATGTTCGTCCGGGTGCTCCCTGTGCGATACTGCGCCTGGTAGTACGACACGCCACACCCGCCGTACGACCCGACGACGTATTGTCCGGTCTCCGTTCGACGGCCGACCTCGCGCCGCCGGTCCCCGCAGAGGTGACCAGGCTGGCGCAGGGGCCGCTCGACGAGCAGACCGGCACGGTGACCGACCCGCTGGCGCTCGACCGCGCCGCGGCCGAGGTCGGCCGGTAG